The sequence GCAGCAGCAAAAATGAAAAAAGCAGCCCAAACCGCAGACTGCCCACCATCAGCGCTTACCCTGCTTCACTTCTCCGGTGCGTTCACGCGCACTGCCAGCACGTCACGGCGCGCACCGTGCAACACGCCATTGGCGGTGGACCCCATCAACAGCGACAACCCGTGACGCCCATGACTTCCGACCACGATCAGGTCGGCGCCGATTTCCTCGGCCACGTGATGGATTTCGGTCTCGGGTCTGCCCACTACCAGGTGACGATTGCCCTGCGGAATATTGAGCGGGTCGCAGAGAGCGCTCATGTGCGCGCGCGCCTGTTTGTGGATTTCTTCCTGGATTCCCGAGAAATCCATCGGGATGTCACCGCCGTAGGCAAAGCTGAGCGGTTCGATCACGTGTATCACGCTGAGCGTGGAGCCAAAGGCATCGCGCAGCGCCACGGCACGCGCCACCACCTGCTGCGATTCACCGCTCAGATCCAGCCCCAGCAATATGTGTCGATATCCGCTCATGGCCCATGACTCCCTTTCGATTGACGTCCGGCGAACGCTTTCCGCTAACATAGCCGAAAATCCATCGTTGCCGCAAATGCGCCTCGGCGTGCCGCAGGCAGTTCCCGCTCGGGAGAAGGCGTGAGTACATTTGTGCTGGTCGCAGGCCTGACTTTCCTGTTCGTGTTCGGTGCTGCGCTCGGTATGCGACCCTCGCCACGCCAGGCGCAGCTGGCGCGGCTGCGCGCCGCCGCGACAGCCAGGGGTCTGCGGGTGCGGGTGGCACCCGCGACACCTGGCGGACAGATCTCGCCCAACCTGGTGGTATATGTGCTGTCATGGCGACTGGAGCAACTCGAACAGGCGCGCGAGCTGCGCTTTCAGGCCGTGCTCGAGCCGTCCGGCGGCTGGCGCGCGCAGGCGCCTCCCGGCTTGGAGCAAGAGCAGCTGATCGGGATTCTTGGCGACCTTCCCGCCGGTGTGACGGAACTCACGGCGGTGGCCGATGGTCTTGCCGCACGCTGGGATGAGCGCGGTGCGGAGCACGAGGTGGAGCGTCTTGCCGCCGCTCTCGTGACGTTGCGCGAAGCATGTCTCGGGGGAGGCAACCGATCGTCCCCGGCCCAGGGTCGCACTTGACCCTGCGGGAGGCAGCCCTTATATATGGCGC comes from Gammaproteobacteria bacterium and encodes:
- a CDS encoding universal stress protein, producing MSGYRHILLGLDLSGESQQVVARAVALRDAFGSTLSVIHVIEPLSFAYGGDIPMDFSGIQEEIHKQARAHMSALCDPLNIPQGNRHLVVGRPETEIHHVAEEIGADLIVVGSHGRHGLSLLMGSTANGVLHGARRDVLAVRVNAPEK